The Pelagibacterium halotolerans B2 nucleotide sequence AACCGTGGCGTCCGGGTTCACCGATTGGGCACCCAGTGTGAACGCATTGATGGAGCGGAAACGCTGCGGGATCTGGAAGGCGCCGACGAAGCCGAGCTTCCCCGTCTCCGACATTTCACCTGCGACCTTGCCGGCCAGATACATGCCATCGTCGCTGTCTGCCCAATAGGTGCCGACATTGGCTGACGTTTTGAGACCGCCCGCATGAAGAAATTTCACGTCCGGATAGTGTTCACCGAGCGAGATCGCGTAGTCGAGATAGCCATAGCTCGTTGCAAAGATGATGCCGTGACCTGAATTCACGAGCCGTTCCATCACCTGCTCGACTTCGGCCGATTCGGGGATGTTCTCGATCGCCGTGGTCTCGATGCCTTCGAGATTTTCCTCGAGATAAATGCGCCCGAGATCCATCGACATGTTGTAGCCATAATCCGCGACCGGACCCACATAAATGAATCCTATCTTGTCGGGATCGGTCTGCGCCATGACCGGCAAGGGAAAGGCGAGGGCGGCAAGCGTTGCAATAACCAGCTTTCGGGAGGCGCTTATGTTCATGATGAAAGTTTCCTTGGGATGTCGAAAAGTAATTACACGCTTACTAATGCAACCCTGATGCCAATCCATGTCCTTGCAATCCGCATGCCTGCGTCAAATAGTAAAAATCTATATACTTAAATCATTTAGCGGCATGCATTTCCGCGGCGGCCCGGTGCAGGATCGGCCCCAGGACACGAAAGATTCCGCTCCCTGCACAGCAAATGCGCAGGATCTGCCTAATTTTGCATCGGTTGAAGGGCGCGCCTAAGCGCGCGGCAGCGGCGCCAGGAAACTTTCGAGAACATCTCGCGCGAGCCGATAGTGCTCATCCTGCCAGGATTGCGAAAGGAGCTGTTCGTTCCAGATGATGGAAAGCGTATAGGCGTTGGATTTGTAGAAATAAGAAAGCGCGACCATGACGATATAAAGGTGCAGCGCATTGATCCCGGCACGAATACTGCCATCCTCCTCCCCGCGCCGGAGCAGCGTGTCGATATGCTCGACAACGGGCGAAGCCGCTTGCGGCGTGGCAGAGGAATTTTTCAGGAATTCCCCCTGCATCAGATTTTCCGAAGAGAGCAGGCGGATCAGTTCGGGGTGACGCGCAAAATGCCCGAAGATGAAATCGAACATCGTCATAAGGCCCGACAATGGCGCGGTCGCCGAAACATCGAGCTTGAGCTCTTCGGC carries:
- a CDS encoding TetR/AcrR family transcriptional regulator, producing MGAPLGPRAVNIAETRERILRAATDQFAQHGYTGARVDAICKAADVNARMVYHYFTDKAGLYVAVLEKVLGELRAEELKLDVSATAPLSGLMTMFDFIFGHFARHPELIRLLSSENLMQGEFLKNSSATPQAASPVVEHIDTLLRRGEEDGSIRAGINALHLYIVMVALSYFYKSNAYTLSIIWNEQLLSQSWQDEHYRLARDVLESFLAPLPRA